One stretch of Corallococcus soli DNA includes these proteins:
- a CDS encoding GNAT family N-acetyltransferase, translating into MSRAEIDESHAQFRGAWRLFALGLPGGTVVERAEVFITAGHVSWSLMNMAFLSKPAETEADLERAVDLAARYFEQGPHGWAFTLTADWLSPALRPQADAVLASRGLKPGMFMTGMVADRLLAPVRPPPTLDVRPVRDAWGYNVVADVNAACYDMPQVLGREALAAPGIYGPECRAFVGCHDGAPGTTTAALRVDGVIYIALVATLAEHRRRGCAEAVLRHAHTEAKRAWGLERTVLHATPAGAPIYRRMGYRDVTGFVTYFAPPKST; encoded by the coding sequence TTGTCCCGAGCCGAGATCGACGAATCGCACGCGCAGTTCCGAGGCGCCTGGAGGCTGTTCGCGCTGGGCCTGCCCGGGGGAACGGTGGTGGAGCGGGCGGAGGTGTTCATCACCGCGGGGCACGTGTCGTGGTCGCTGATGAACATGGCGTTCCTGTCGAAGCCCGCGGAGACGGAGGCGGACCTGGAGCGCGCCGTGGACCTGGCGGCGCGGTACTTCGAGCAGGGGCCGCATGGGTGGGCCTTCACGCTGACGGCCGACTGGCTCTCTCCCGCGCTGCGCCCCCAGGCGGACGCGGTGCTCGCCTCCCGTGGACTCAAGCCCGGCATGTTCATGACGGGCATGGTGGCGGACCGCCTGCTCGCGCCGGTGCGCCCTCCGCCGACGCTCGACGTCCGGCCGGTGCGGGACGCATGGGGCTACAACGTCGTCGCCGACGTGAATGCCGCCTGCTACGACATGCCGCAGGTGCTCGGACGTGAGGCCCTGGCGGCACCGGGCATCTACGGACCGGAGTGCCGTGCCTTCGTCGGCTGCCACGACGGCGCACCGGGCACCACCACCGCGGCGCTGCGCGTGGACGGGGTCATCTACATCGCGCTCGTGGCCACGCTGGCCGAGCATCGCCGCCGGGGCTGCGCCGAAGCCGTGCTGCGCCATGCCCACACGGAGGCGAAGCGGGCGTGGGGGCTGGAGCGCACGGTGCTGCATGCCACCCCCGCCGGCGCCCCCATCTACCGGCGCATGGGCTACCGGGACGTGACGGGCTTCGTCACGTACTTCGCCCCGCCGAAGAGCACCTGA
- a CDS encoding SDR family NAD(P)-dependent oxidoreductase, whose amino-acid sequence MRLKGKTALITGGNSGIGLATARLFVAEGARVAITGRNRETLDAVAKELGANVLAVQADATDPAALERAVAATVERFGGLDIVFANAGIAGMTPVGKTSHEAFTSILGTNVTGVFFTVQAAAPHLKAGASVILTSSVHSELGMPGYSAYAASKGALKAMASVWASEFAPLGIRVNVVSPGATRTPLWDAHAPNPEAYAKLDKAISSTIPLGRMGEPEEIAKTVLFLASDDASYVHGQDLYVDGGVNGAPSGAPMLRAPR is encoded by the coding sequence ATGAGGCTCAAGGGAAAGACGGCGCTGATCACGGGCGGCAACAGCGGCATCGGGTTGGCGACGGCGCGGCTGTTCGTGGCGGAGGGGGCGCGCGTGGCCATCACCGGGCGCAACCGGGAGACGCTGGACGCGGTGGCGAAGGAGCTGGGCGCGAACGTGCTGGCCGTCCAGGCGGATGCCACGGATCCGGCGGCGCTGGAGCGCGCGGTGGCGGCGACGGTGGAGCGCTTCGGGGGCCTGGACATCGTGTTCGCGAACGCGGGCATCGCGGGGATGACGCCCGTGGGCAAGACGTCACACGAGGCGTTCACGTCCATCCTCGGGACCAACGTCACCGGCGTCTTCTTCACGGTGCAGGCGGCGGCCCCGCACCTGAAGGCGGGCGCGTCGGTCATCCTCACGAGCTCGGTGCACAGCGAGCTGGGCATGCCGGGGTACTCGGCCTACGCGGCGAGCAAGGGTGCGCTGAAGGCGATGGCGAGCGTGTGGGCGTCGGAGTTCGCGCCGCTGGGCATCCGGGTCAACGTCGTGTCCCCGGGCGCGACGCGCACGCCCCTCTGGGATGCGCACGCCCCCAACCCGGAGGCGTACGCGAAGCTGGACAAGGCGATCTCGTCCACCATTCCGCTGGGCCGCATGGGCGAGCCGGAGGAGATCGCGAAGACGGTGCTGTTCCTCGCCTCGGACGACGCGTCGTACGTGCACGGGCAGGACCTCTACGTGGATGGCGGCGTCAATGGCGCGCCGTCAGGGGCGCCCATGCTGCGCGCGCCCAGGTAA
- a CDS encoding winged helix-turn-helix transcriptional regulator, with amino-acid sequence MKRTSMEGVACPVARSLDVIGDWWSMLIVRDAQFGLRRFGEFQKSLGVAKNILSQRLRHLVAHGILEVQPASDGSAWQEYVLTAKGQRLFPILVALGEWGRENCFQQGEARTELRDKVHGLPLKPLEVRAADGRLLTSQDTRAERVPPEER; translated from the coding sequence ATGAAGCGGACGAGCATGGAGGGGGTGGCCTGCCCCGTGGCCCGGTCGCTGGACGTCATTGGCGACTGGTGGTCGATGCTCATCGTTCGCGATGCGCAGTTTGGGCTGCGCCGGTTCGGTGAGTTCCAGAAGAGCCTGGGCGTGGCGAAGAACATCCTGTCGCAGCGCCTTCGCCACCTGGTGGCGCACGGCATCCTGGAGGTCCAGCCCGCGTCGGACGGCAGCGCCTGGCAGGAGTACGTGCTGACGGCGAAGGGCCAACGTCTCTTCCCCATCCTGGTCGCCCTGGGCGAGTGGGGCCGGGAGAACTGCTTCCAGCAGGGCGAGGCGCGCACGGAGCTGCGCGACAAGGTGCACGGCCTGCCGTTGAAGCCGCTGGAGGTGCGTGCGGCGGACGGACGGCTGCTGACCTCCCAGGACACGCGGGCGGAGCGGGTGCCGCCCGAAGAACGCTAG
- a CDS encoding DUF692 domain-containing protein: MTRPASESWTLPWMGLGLSSNLSASDVPHPYRLLDAAPGLFDFVEYSAPIALEEAKAQTTLFPEMWRRRADVPVLFHPVHLNLYGPDLEPASALAHLDAHAKAVGSPWVGNDVGWWHAGGQPFPGYLYVTPPFNEAGVRDCAAHALHVQAGLSVPLVVENPAVLATRGGLHALDFMAKLHARTGLPLLLDLGHLLSHQLSAGLPLRAGLDGFPLEQVVEIHIAGGVVTRRGTRSFYVDDHTQPVREELFELLADVLPRCSRLRAVTFEGDGHPPEVALASLRRLRALVPKEARPPVALPASREPVPALTGESRPWALFDVGHGVTPASEDEDPEGSRADRDFRLAVVAEQLDKDWPLTRLLLAATPEGLESFTCSREYRALFDGLGRSLSHAFASWARRRVMASASDGVAAALSLEMMLPHAFLQAPPAPAPGQVALAEDVRLGSFPADLTELVFATRALRRHLTGRAWACGALEVSGLDALTQVAARPGPGPWRFAIRRRAQGFEVVTLPPGVADGLWALADGPLPVEALPPGLLAEGQGRGLLRRA; the protein is encoded by the coding sequence ATGACGCGCCCTGCATCGGAATCGTGGACGCTGCCCTGGATGGGGCTGGGACTGAGCAGCAACCTGAGCGCTTCGGACGTGCCGCATCCGTACCGGTTGCTGGACGCGGCCCCGGGGCTCTTCGACTTCGTGGAGTACAGCGCGCCCATCGCGTTGGAGGAGGCAAAGGCCCAAACCACGCTCTTCCCGGAGATGTGGCGCCGGCGCGCGGACGTGCCCGTGCTCTTCCACCCGGTGCACCTGAACCTCTACGGGCCGGATCTGGAGCCCGCGTCCGCGCTCGCGCACCTGGACGCGCACGCGAAGGCCGTGGGCAGTCCGTGGGTGGGCAACGACGTCGGCTGGTGGCACGCGGGCGGCCAGCCCTTTCCGGGCTACCTGTACGTGACGCCGCCGTTCAACGAAGCGGGCGTGCGCGACTGCGCGGCGCACGCGCTCCACGTCCAGGCGGGCCTGAGCGTCCCGCTGGTGGTGGAGAACCCCGCGGTGCTCGCCACGCGAGGGGGGCTGCACGCGCTGGACTTCATGGCGAAGCTGCACGCGCGCACGGGCCTGCCGCTGCTCCTGGACCTGGGGCACCTCCTCAGCCACCAGCTCTCCGCGGGCCTGCCGCTGCGCGCGGGGCTGGACGGCTTCCCGCTGGAGCAGGTGGTGGAGATCCACATCGCGGGAGGCGTGGTGACGCGCCGGGGGACCCGGTCCTTCTACGTGGACGACCACACGCAGCCCGTGCGCGAGGAGCTGTTCGAGCTGCTGGCCGACGTGCTCCCGCGCTGCTCCCGCCTGCGCGCCGTCACCTTCGAGGGGGACGGACACCCCCCGGAGGTGGCGCTCGCCTCGCTGCGCCGCCTGCGCGCCCTGGTGCCGAAGGAGGCCCGCCCGCCCGTGGCGCTGCCCGCGTCGCGCGAGCCCGTGCCCGCGCTCACCGGGGAGAGCCGTCCGTGGGCGCTGTTCGACGTGGGCCACGGCGTCACGCCGGCCTCGGAGGACGAGGATCCGGAGGGCTCGCGCGCGGACCGGGACTTCCGGCTCGCGGTGGTGGCGGAGCAACTGGACAAGGACTGGCCCCTGACGCGCCTGCTGCTCGCGGCCACGCCGGAGGGGCTGGAGTCCTTCACCTGCTCGCGCGAATACCGGGCGTTGTTCGACGGGCTGGGCAGGTCGCTGTCGCATGCGTTCGCGTCCTGGGCCCGCAGGCGCGTGATGGCCTCCGCGTCGGATGGCGTGGCCGCCGCGCTGTCGCTGGAGATGATGCTGCCGCACGCCTTCCTCCAGGCGCCCCCGGCCCCGGCGCCCGGACAGGTGGCGCTGGCCGAGGACGTCCGCCTGGGCTCCTTCCCCGCCGACCTGACGGAGCTGGTGTTCGCCACACGCGCGTTGCGCCGGCACCTCACCGGCCGTGCGTGGGCTTGCGGGGCGCTGGAGGTGTCCGGCCTGGATGCCCTGACGCAGGTGGCGGCCCGGCCGGGTCCGGGACCGTGGCGCTTCGCCATCCGCCGCCGGGCGCAGGGCTTCGAGGTCGTGACGCTGCCGCCAGGGGTGGCGGACGGGCTGTGGGCGCTCGCGGACGGCCCGCTCCCGGTGGAAGCGCTGCCACCGGGGTTGCTGGCGGAGGGGCAGGGGCGGGGGCTCTTGCGGAGGGCATAA
- the udk gene encoding uridine kinase has protein sequence MSSPLVVGIAGGTASGKTTVARKVREALADCRVAFIDQDSYYRDLKDMSLADRREVNFDHPDAFDIELLVDHLRALKQGQAIQKPVYDFVTSGRQPHTHRVDPGDIILIEGILVLHMKEVRDEMDVKIYVDADDDLRILRRLTRDIKDRGRDFDHVVGQYLRHVRPMHMGFVEPSKHHADIIIPHGGNNDIAIGMLVGALRARLAAPHLTR, from the coding sequence ATGTCGTCACCCCTCGTCGTTGGCATCGCGGGCGGCACCGCATCCGGTAAGACAACGGTGGCCCGCAAGGTGCGTGAGGCCCTCGCCGACTGCCGGGTCGCCTTCATTGATCAGGACTCGTACTACCGGGACCTGAAGGACATGTCCCTGGCGGACCGGCGGGAGGTGAACTTCGACCATCCCGACGCGTTCGACATCGAGCTGCTGGTCGACCACCTGCGCGCGCTGAAGCAGGGACAGGCCATCCAGAAGCCCGTCTACGACTTCGTCACGTCCGGCCGCCAGCCGCACACCCACCGCGTGGACCCCGGGGACATCATCCTCATCGAGGGCATCCTCGTGCTGCACATGAAGGAGGTGCGCGACGAGATGGACGTGAAGATCTACGTCGACGCGGACGACGACCTGCGCATCCTTCGCCGCCTCACGCGCGACATCAAGGACCGCGGCCGCGACTTCGACCATGTGGTGGGCCAGTACCTGCGCCACGTGCGCCCCATGCACATGGGCTTCGTGGAGCCGTCCAAGCACCACGCGGACATCATCATCCCGCACGGCGGCAACAACGACATCGCCATCGGGATGCTCGTGGGCGCGCTCCGGGCCCGGCTCGCCGCCCCCCACCTGACGCGTTAG
- a CDS encoding alpha/beta fold hydrolase, whose translation MPLPLEEGELLGNPQIAWQAYGKPSDGKAVVVLHDLSHSHQALEPRTDAPYQPSGWGHELIGPGKALDPEVTPVLVPNLLGSPFGSTSPITVEPNSGSVWGKALPPLTVLDMARGVSALLRAQELTHVRALVGVGLGGLVALRLAALFPELVDSVVVLGAARALPEGLREKLGLTSQVLRMAPDNEDTPPLRERAPNKTLSRLRMDYQRLLYGREHLGAAYPDSAAAQAALEAEAASFADTFDPTAWSLLCSAYAGCDLTDTFSQIRARVLLLTGSTDALAPMGRVRDTYHLLTAAGVQARFVELQGPGDHGTLLSDAHRLRGPVQDFLRWR comes from the coding sequence GTGCCCCTTCCCCTGGAGGAAGGTGAGCTGCTGGGGAACCCCCAGATTGCCTGGCAGGCCTACGGAAAACCGTCGGATGGCAAAGCGGTGGTGGTGCTGCACGACCTGTCTCATTCTCACCAAGCGCTGGAGCCCCGCACGGACGCTCCGTATCAGCCCTCCGGCTGGGGCCATGAGCTGATCGGCCCCGGCAAGGCGTTGGATCCGGAGGTGACGCCAGTGCTCGTGCCCAACCTGCTGGGCAGCCCGTTCGGCTCCACGTCGCCCATCACGGTGGAGCCCAACTCCGGCAGCGTCTGGGGCAAGGCCCTGCCTCCGCTCACCGTGCTGGACATGGCGCGGGGGGTGTCCGCGCTGCTGCGGGCGCAGGAGCTGACGCACGTGCGAGCGCTGGTGGGCGTGGGCCTGGGCGGGCTGGTCGCGCTGCGGCTGGCGGCGCTGTTCCCGGAGCTGGTGGACAGCGTGGTGGTGCTGGGCGCGGCGCGGGCTCTGCCAGAGGGGCTGCGCGAGAAGCTGGGGCTCACGTCGCAGGTGCTGCGCATGGCGCCCGACAACGAGGACACCCCTCCGCTTCGCGAGCGCGCGCCCAACAAGACGCTGTCGCGGCTGCGGATGGACTACCAGCGGCTGCTGTACGGACGCGAACACCTGGGCGCGGCATATCCGGACAGCGCGGCGGCGCAGGCGGCGCTGGAGGCGGAGGCCGCGTCGTTCGCGGACACGTTCGACCCGACGGCGTGGTCGCTGCTGTGCTCGGCGTACGCGGGCTGCGACCTGACGGACACGTTCTCGCAGATCCGCGCGCGGGTGCTGCTGCTCACGGGCTCGACGGACGCGCTGGCGCCCATGGGCCGCGTGCGCGACACGTACCACCTGCTGACGGCGGCAGGCGTGCAGGCGCGGTTCGTGGAGCTGCAGGGGCCGGGAGATCACGGCACCCTGCTGTCGGACGCGCACCGGCTGCGTGGCCCGGTGCAGGACTTCCTGCGCTGGCGCTAA
- a CDS encoding outer membrane protein assembly factor BamB family protein, giving the protein MTRIRIGQRWKREPSASPLDSIALELDGVNLLSGAVEEPLAEVIPALVEAVAALHVGARRMAQVSLTEAHLELVLRRVGPDVELSVASLARPAHLLRPPIKVDTEELTKATRQSGQRFLQDVAKVAPKALSPQVARKLGEALKGLGKPAPHQEDPPLPPTPLRIDPVSVPGFGFELKDVSPAAREGPAKGPSGALAPLLGAGEVWLALPGRPQAWRAQGPPFLTVLELSRQAVELARAVELGEARFEFEPAGVRPALTLDLKGQRAKLGPTGTYFPLEPGALLSALFQLGEALGLAFAEAHRVQVSNPYLVELTERCREGLSHLRGARKPPEAEGEARERKSPPARGESRPLKVPGRLRRLRFEKQWEQRGLEEPEEARLLVGRHGPVYCAPGLACAFSRKDGAELWRRSASLGVAASADGHAVAADGARVFGFTGRGAGARWLHDHDGIPLGPLLLRQDGLLLTLSEDRTAVAFAEATGREVWRLAPPRTQRGWLATQGHRALLSTDSGYLYGLDLEDGQVRYRLRSPMPFHGPPVAWGKRFLAILGRGSHWAMLLSDAHTGEALWTHEPDLTLPSTPLPMGARVFLAGMRDEDGLLVCLDSRGRKVWERALHLGPGPYALAPLPRAVVVTSASGAAARVSVSGQVDWRVGAAGEPLIAALPARTARDVTLVAGEVVRAVDPRGGQVLAEVRAGVGLVALQADVRLNLYFLDDAGTLSAYRLGSHFAVVG; this is encoded by the coding sequence ATGACCCGGATACGCATCGGACAGCGTTGGAAGCGCGAACCGTCAGCCTCCCCGCTCGATTCCATCGCGCTGGAACTGGACGGAGTGAACCTGTTGTCCGGGGCCGTGGAAGAGCCCCTGGCGGAGGTCATTCCCGCTCTGGTGGAGGCCGTGGCGGCGCTGCACGTCGGCGCGCGCCGGATGGCCCAGGTTTCGTTGACGGAGGCCCACCTGGAGCTGGTGCTCCGGCGCGTCGGACCGGACGTCGAACTTTCTGTCGCCAGCCTGGCCCGACCGGCCCATCTGCTGCGCCCACCTATTAAGGTTGACACGGAGGAATTGACGAAGGCGACCCGCCAGAGCGGCCAGCGGTTCCTCCAGGACGTGGCGAAGGTGGCCCCCAAGGCCCTGTCCCCCCAGGTCGCCCGGAAGCTGGGCGAAGCGCTCAAGGGCCTGGGAAAGCCCGCCCCCCATCAGGAGGACCCGCCGCTTCCCCCCACCCCGCTGCGCATCGACCCGGTGTCCGTGCCGGGCTTCGGCTTCGAGCTCAAGGACGTGTCCCCCGCCGCCCGCGAGGGCCCCGCGAAGGGCCCGTCCGGGGCGCTGGCGCCGTTGCTGGGCGCGGGTGAGGTCTGGCTCGCGCTGCCCGGGCGGCCGCAGGCGTGGCGCGCCCAGGGGCCGCCGTTCCTCACCGTGCTGGAGCTGTCCCGACAGGCGGTGGAGCTGGCGCGGGCCGTGGAGCTGGGCGAGGCGCGCTTCGAGTTCGAGCCCGCCGGCGTACGTCCCGCGCTGACGCTGGACCTCAAGGGGCAGCGGGCGAAGCTGGGTCCCACCGGCACCTATTTTCCCCTGGAGCCCGGCGCGCTCCTGTCCGCGCTCTTCCAGTTGGGCGAGGCGCTGGGGCTGGCCTTCGCGGAGGCCCACCGGGTCCAGGTCTCCAACCCGTACCTGGTGGAGCTGACGGAGCGCTGCCGCGAGGGCCTGTCGCACCTGCGCGGCGCGCGGAAGCCGCCCGAAGCGGAGGGCGAGGCGCGCGAGCGCAAGAGTCCGCCCGCGCGCGGAGAGTCCCGGCCGCTGAAGGTCCCGGGGCGGCTGCGGCGCCTGCGCTTCGAGAAGCAGTGGGAGCAGCGCGGGCTGGAGGAGCCGGAGGAGGCGCGGCTGCTCGTGGGCCGGCACGGGCCGGTGTACTGCGCGCCGGGGCTGGCGTGCGCGTTCTCGCGCAAGGACGGCGCGGAGCTGTGGCGCAGGTCCGCGTCGCTGGGCGTGGCGGCGTCCGCGGATGGCCACGCGGTGGCGGCGGATGGGGCGCGCGTGTTCGGCTTCACCGGCCGGGGCGCGGGCGCGCGCTGGCTGCATGACCACGACGGCATCCCGCTGGGGCCCCTGCTGCTGCGCCAGGACGGGCTGCTGCTCACGCTGTCGGAGGACCGCACCGCGGTGGCCTTCGCGGAGGCCACGGGCCGCGAGGTGTGGCGCCTGGCCCCGCCCCGCACGCAGCGCGGGTGGCTGGCCACGCAGGGCCACCGGGCGCTGCTGTCCACGGACTCGGGCTACCTCTACGGGCTGGACCTGGAGGACGGGCAGGTGCGCTACCGGCTGCGCTCGCCCATGCCCTTCCACGGGCCTCCGGTGGCGTGGGGCAAGCGGTTCCTGGCCATCCTGGGGCGCGGCTCGCACTGGGCGATGCTGCTGTCGGACGCGCACACCGGCGAGGCGCTGTGGACGCACGAGCCGGATCTCACCCTGCCCTCCACGCCGCTGCCCATGGGCGCGCGGGTGTTCCTCGCGGGCATGCGCGACGAGGACGGGCTGCTGGTGTGCCTGGACTCGCGCGGGCGCAAGGTGTGGGAGCGCGCGCTGCACCTGGGCCCGGGGCCCTACGCGCTGGCGCCGCTGCCGCGCGCGGTGGTGGTGACGAGCGCGTCCGGGGCCGCCGCCCGCGTGTCCGTGTCCGGACAGGTGGACTGGCGCGTGGGGGCCGCGGGGGAGCCGCTCATCGCGGCGCTGCCGGCGCGCACCGCGCGGGACGTGACGCTGGTGGCGGGCGAGGTGGTGCGCGCGGTGGATCCTCGCGGCGGACAGGTGCTCGCGGAGGTGCGCGCGGGGGTGGGGCTGGTCGCGCTCCAGGCCGACGTGCGCCTCAACCTCTACTTCCTGGACGACGCCGGCACGCTGTCCGCGTACCGGCTGGGGTCCCACTTCGCCGTCGTCGGGTGA
- a CDS encoding HTH domain-containing protein, which translates to MTFYEAALRVLESEGRPLHFLEITEKSIQQSLLSHIGKTPEVTMLSRLAAMARRTRDRKVIVTAKDTFALTDWSLSEDAEALAQTGVMEPHPEEELPPLRPVERHPEPRTDNVRASGRGTERKRRRDEGDEERGRRKRFPPLPEVVFEILSEADVGLRTDQLIERARSKELCAEETTVEAVLTALLEDNQRRIDAGRRPQYAFNQETGEVSLERAGAPSEAPPLELQAAFAQALGIPLEGGRPVLGKPAAGAEPLVDEALITTARTALKDARRAVARGLRKRLGDADVGTFEKSVVKMMHGLGFRELKVAKRSKEGPLLTARKREGSVELRYAVRMLKGTPGVDRKTVQELRRDLGHYSAQVGLLVSAGEVRGDARSEAQATGSLVMLWCGDALGEKFLEARTAVNVTQVELYDIDERFFEAAKLDAEEAQRRREERKSEKQAREEGGEVEASAPAADRPEREERPERGDRQERSERRRDRQRARNEARDAAAAQAGTEAAEPKAAPVAAAPPAAAGFTPTSSEEDDSDEGDDDGEDDDLEAASAFVGGAKEGAEGGASAEASASERKRRRRRRRGRRGRGTRGAEGALPGEPGAPATGDAVAASGEIAAPSAGGAGEGLVALAGESLPAVAEAAPAPLHGEAAVTTPSEGNAWHAGEAVTAPAEPTPESADAARARAEAEQAASDAVTPGASPALSPEQEASTTPTAEPAATPSEPVEIREAREVHEAPVASEPETPPEGKEG; encoded by the coding sequence ATGACATTTTACGAGGCCGCGCTCCGAGTGCTGGAGAGCGAAGGTCGCCCCCTGCATTTCCTTGAGATCACGGAGAAGTCCATCCAGCAGAGCCTGCTGTCCCACATCGGCAAGACACCGGAAGTGACGATGCTGTCGCGCCTGGCTGCCATGGCGCGGCGGACGCGGGATCGCAAGGTGATTGTCACGGCGAAGGATACCTTCGCACTGACGGACTGGTCACTCTCCGAGGATGCCGAGGCACTTGCACAGACGGGCGTGATGGAGCCGCATCCGGAGGAGGAGCTTCCTCCCCTGCGGCCGGTGGAGCGCCACCCGGAGCCGCGCACGGACAACGTGCGCGCGTCGGGGCGTGGCACGGAGCGCAAGCGCCGCCGCGACGAGGGCGACGAGGAGCGGGGCCGCAGGAAGCGCTTCCCGCCGCTGCCGGAGGTGGTGTTCGAGATCCTCAGCGAGGCGGACGTCGGCCTGCGCACGGATCAGCTCATCGAGCGCGCCCGGTCCAAGGAGCTGTGCGCCGAGGAGACGACGGTGGAGGCGGTGCTCACCGCCCTGCTGGAGGACAACCAGCGCCGCATCGACGCGGGCCGCCGGCCCCAGTACGCCTTCAACCAGGAGACCGGGGAGGTGTCGCTGGAGCGCGCGGGTGCGCCGAGCGAGGCGCCGCCCCTGGAGCTCCAGGCGGCGTTCGCGCAGGCCCTGGGCATCCCGCTGGAGGGTGGCCGCCCGGTGCTGGGCAAGCCCGCCGCGGGCGCCGAGCCCCTGGTGGACGAGGCCCTCATCACCACCGCGCGCACGGCCCTCAAGGACGCGCGTCGGGCGGTGGCGCGCGGGCTGCGCAAGCGCCTGGGCGACGCGGACGTGGGCACCTTCGAGAAGTCCGTGGTGAAGATGATGCACGGGCTGGGCTTCCGCGAGCTGAAGGTCGCGAAGCGCTCCAAGGAAGGCCCCCTGCTCACCGCGCGCAAGCGCGAGGGCAGCGTGGAGCTGCGCTACGCGGTGCGCATGCTCAAGGGCACCCCGGGCGTGGACCGCAAGACGGTGCAGGAGCTGCGGCGCGACCTGGGCCACTACTCCGCGCAGGTCGGTCTGCTGGTGAGCGCGGGCGAGGTGCGCGGCGACGCGCGCTCCGAGGCGCAGGCCACCGGCTCGCTGGTGATGCTGTGGTGCGGTGACGCGCTGGGTGAGAAGTTCCTGGAGGCCAGGACGGCCGTCAACGTCACCCAGGTGGAGCTGTACGACATCGACGAGCGCTTCTTCGAGGCCGCGAAGCTGGACGCCGAGGAGGCCCAGCGCCGCCGCGAGGAGCGCAAGAGCGAGAAGCAGGCCCGCGAGGAGGGTGGCGAGGTGGAGGCCTCCGCTCCCGCCGCGGACCGTCCGGAGCGCGAGGAGCGTCCGGAGCGAGGCGACCGTCAGGAGCGCTCCGAGCGCCGCCGCGACCGCCAGCGCGCACGCAACGAAGCCCGCGACGCGGCCGCCGCCCAGGCCGGGACCGAAGCCGCGGAGCCCAAGGCCGCGCCGGTGGCCGCCGCGCCGCCGGCCGCCGCCGGGTTCACGCCCACGTCGTCGGAAGAGGATGACTCCGACGAGGGGGATGACGACGGCGAGGACGACGACCTGGAGGCCGCCAGCGCCTTCGTGGGAGGAGCCAAGGAGGGCGCCGAGGGTGGCGCTTCCGCCGAGGCCTCCGCGTCCGAGCGCAAGCGTCGCCGCCGTCGCCGCCGGGGTCGTCGCGGCCGTGGCACGCGCGGAGCGGAGGGCGCGCTCCCGGGCGAGCCCGGCGCTCCCGCGACGGGTGATGCGGTCGCCGCCTCGGGTGAGATCGCCGCGCCTTCCGCGGGTGGAGCGGGCGAGGGCCTGGTCGCGCTCGCGGGCGAGTCCCTGCCCGCCGTCGCCGAAGCGGCCCCTGCCCCCCTCCATGGGGAAGCAGCCGTCACCACGCCGAGCGAAGGCAACGCATGGCACGCGGGCGAAGCCGTGACCGCACCGGCGGAGCCGACGCCCGAGTCCGCCGATGCCGCGCGGGCCCGTGCTGAAGCCGAGCAGGCCGCGTCCGACGCCGTGACGCCGGGCGCGAGCCCCGCGTTGTCGCCCGAGCAGGAGGCGTCCACGACGCCCACCGCCGAGCCAGCCGCGACCCCGAGCGAGCCCGTGGAGATCCGCGAGGCCCGCGAGGTGCACGAGGCGCCGGTCGCCTCCGAGCCGGAGACTCCGCCCGAGGGCAAGGAGGGCTGA
- a CDS encoding HEAT repeat domain-containing protein — protein sequence MKPALLLTSCVLLLGACRSQAPRHPVAPMELSGETVRDNALLGFGPDGVRELLSEALESSGRFELVSEEGPKKARPWRMSLELPFTREVLKDGNPHSFAEVGANLSLERFGGPVPQRYEVVGLGEAPVQEDSEEGRRTAMRTALESVLRQVTESALLQLSALERTDEALVTDLRATDTRIREFALRTLADRKHPAAAPLLIERLKDTGDAAAVRRTIGALAEMKAKSAVPALIDLARGRDSGFLQEIVFAVGEIGGPEAEAYLYTVAQGHDTPSVQAAAKQALDTLYASRNHATVEARGQGHADP from the coding sequence ATGAAGCCGGCCCTGCTGCTCACCTCCTGCGTGCTGTTACTCGGGGCCTGCCGCTCGCAGGCCCCGCGCCATCCGGTGGCGCCGATGGAGCTGTCCGGGGAGACCGTGCGGGACAACGCCCTGCTGGGCTTCGGCCCGGACGGGGTGCGGGAGCTGCTCTCCGAGGCGCTGGAGTCCTCCGGCCGCTTCGAGCTGGTGTCGGAGGAGGGGCCCAAGAAGGCCCGCCCCTGGCGCATGTCGCTGGAGCTGCCCTTCACCCGCGAGGTGCTGAAGGACGGCAACCCCCACAGCTTCGCGGAGGTGGGCGCCAACCTGTCCCTGGAGCGCTTCGGCGGCCCCGTGCCCCAGCGCTACGAGGTGGTGGGCCTGGGTGAGGCGCCCGTGCAGGAGGACTCGGAGGAGGGCCGCCGGACCGCCATGCGCACCGCGCTGGAGAGCGTGCTGCGTCAGGTGACGGAGTCGGCGCTGTTGCAGCTCTCCGCGCTGGAGCGCACGGACGAAGCGCTGGTGACGGACCTGCGCGCCACCGACACGCGCATCCGCGAGTTCGCCCTGCGCACGCTGGCCGACCGCAAGCACCCGGCCGCCGCGCCCCTGCTGATTGAACGCCTGAAGGACACCGGCGACGCGGCCGCGGTGCGCCGCACCATTGGCGCGCTGGCGGAGATGAAGGCGAAGAGCGCGGTGCCGGCCCTCATCGACCTGGCGCGCGGCCGCGACTCCGGCTTCCTCCAGGAGATCGTCTTCGCGGTGGGGGAGATTGGCGGCCCCGAAGCGGAGGCCTACCTGTACACGGTGGCCCAGGGCCACGACACGCCGTCGGTGCAGGCCGCCGCGAAGCAGGCGCTCGACACGCTCTACGCATCACGCAACCACGCAACGGTGGAGGCGCGTGGCCAGGGCCACGCGGACCCTTGA